Proteins encoded together in one Planctopirus ephydatiae window:
- a CDS encoding inositol monophosphatase family protein: protein MQSEFLINALSVHLPPILRWAGVIARRLRSHNISVATKTTGSALTDALTLADLTIQELLVAALRDVDPIFRHCRIEAEESTGDLDAFAQESEFVLALDPIDGTKQYRDHTGNGYAVMLHLRTASEMLYSLVYIPEKGVQGWWVEVTPERVVSGPDDWLRPATDVVRSLVVAEADRPTTSNKIYVIGFQHRDVMAASEITKCGYEGVAPDEMPGSIYELMASGEFAGSLIHSPNVYDFPVSMQIARYFGGNACWTDTGEPVHFRETWLDEKADMIRLPRVVACANDPQILAGLINLAKSWHPARYRPGDSLVE from the coding sequence ATGCAGTCTGAGTTTCTGATCAATGCCCTGAGTGTCCATCTCCCACCCATTTTGCGCTGGGCGGGTGTGATCGCGCGACGGTTACGAAGTCACAACATTTCTGTCGCGACAAAAACGACGGGAAGTGCACTGACTGATGCACTCACTCTGGCCGATCTAACGATCCAGGAATTGCTGGTGGCGGCTCTTCGTGATGTGGATCCGATCTTCCGGCATTGTCGAATTGAGGCTGAGGAATCGACAGGCGATCTGGATGCTTTCGCTCAGGAATCAGAATTTGTGCTGGCGCTAGATCCCATTGATGGAACCAAACAGTACCGAGACCATACAGGGAATGGATACGCCGTGATGCTCCATCTACGGACAGCCAGCGAGATGCTGTATTCGCTGGTGTATATCCCGGAAAAAGGTGTGCAGGGCTGGTGGGTCGAGGTGACGCCGGAACGTGTGGTGAGTGGGCCGGATGACTGGTTACGCCCCGCGACTGATGTTGTGCGGAGTCTTGTGGTTGCCGAGGCTGATCGGCCTACAACTTCGAACAAGATCTACGTGATTGGCTTTCAGCATCGGGATGTGATGGCAGCCAGTGAGATTACGAAGTGCGGCTACGAAGGAGTGGCACCTGATGAGATGCCAGGGAGTATCTATGAACTGATGGCTTCGGGAGAGTTTGCAGGCTCGTTGATTCATTCGCCGAATGTCTACGACTTTCCGGTTTCAATGCAAATTGCGCGGTACTTCGGTGGTAATGCCTGCTGGACAGATACCGGCGAGCCGGTGCACTTTCGTGAGACGTGGCTGGATGAAAAAGCCGACATGATTCGTTTACCACGGGTGGTGGCCTGTGCGAATGACCCGCAGATTCTGGCAGGGCTGATCAATCTCGCGAAGTCGTGGCACCCTGCGCGTTACCGGCCCGGTGATTCGCTGGTGGAGTAA
- the motA gene encoding flagellar motor stator protein MotA produces MFVIIGFIVVTGCVLGGYTWAGGHVEALIHPSEVLTIGGASLGAMLVMGSPKILKDLIKSIIGALKGSPFNKKAYGDLFKLSYDLLKTARKDGLLALEPHLNDPHESKIFSKYPRLQKDHHFTTFLCDGLSSVVEASMSQEQLHDLLQKQIAVMDEEHHQAVGILAKSADAMPGFGIVAAVLGIVITMGAIDGPVEEIGHKVGAALVGTFLGILASYGFMAPLAARMDLLGKSEMDFYRTTAAIIEAAIGGAAPKQIIEQARRVVCSEARPERVELEKMLKEADAAA; encoded by the coding sequence ATGTTTGTGATTATCGGATTCATCGTTGTAACTGGCTGCGTGCTGGGCGGCTACACATGGGCTGGTGGCCATGTGGAAGCTTTGATCCACCCCTCCGAAGTGCTCACCATTGGTGGTGCTTCGCTCGGGGCCATGCTGGTCATGGGCAGCCCCAAAATCCTCAAAGATCTGATCAAGTCGATCATCGGGGCACTTAAGGGGAGCCCGTTTAATAAGAAAGCGTACGGTGATCTTTTCAAGCTGTCTTATGATCTTCTCAAAACAGCTCGAAAGGATGGCTTACTCGCACTAGAGCCTCACCTGAACGATCCTCACGAAAGCAAGATTTTCTCGAAGTATCCCAGGCTCCAGAAGGATCATCATTTTACGACCTTTCTGTGTGATGGTCTGTCTTCAGTGGTTGAAGCCAGCATGAGCCAGGAACAACTCCACGACCTGCTTCAGAAGCAGATTGCTGTGATGGACGAAGAGCATCATCAGGCAGTTGGAATTCTCGCCAAGAGTGCCGATGCCATGCCCGGCTTCGGGATTGTGGCCGCCGTGCTCGGAATTGTGATCACCATGGGTGCCATCGATGGCCCTGTGGAAGAAATTGGTCACAAAGTGGGTGCTGCTCTCGTCGGTACCTTCCTCGGGATTCTTGCTTCGTATGGCTTTATGGCACCACTGGCGGCTCGCATGGATCTTCTCGGAAAATCCGAGATGGATTTCTATCGCACCACAGCAGCGATTATCGAAGCCGCGATTGGCGGAGCAGCTCCTAAGCAGATCATCGAACAGGCCCGTCGAGTCGTCTGCAGTGAAGCCCGCCCCGAGCGTGTCGAACTGGAAAAAATGCTCAAAGAAGCCGATGCAGCAGCGTAG
- a CDS encoding ATP-grasp domain-containing protein, whose amino-acid sequence MTAVLKMGVLSQPGNWSLEQIELAARERGHMVVPLEFSELAASCGSVTRSATWPIEITGQAFLKRSTEVMPRFELEELDALIVRSMPGGSLEQVVTRMNLLALAEQKGLPIINSPKSLECAIDKFLTTARLAHAGLPVPATFVCETAQAALEAFEKLGRNVVLKPLFGSEGRGIFRIEEPELLWRVAQTLVRTGAVLYLQEYIDHGGRDLRVLVLNGVPLGAIERMSQEDFRTNLSLGGQSMRTELDDEAASLAVAAAKTVGTVFAGVDLVRHPDGQWLLLEVNGVPGWKGFQAATGIPVAIRLIEYVEQLVELSQAGRSEPGG is encoded by the coding sequence ATGACAGCCGTCTTGAAGATGGGTGTGCTGTCACAGCCCGGGAACTGGTCGCTGGAGCAGATAGAACTGGCCGCGAGAGAGCGTGGCCATATGGTCGTTCCGCTGGAGTTTTCTGAACTCGCGGCAAGCTGCGGATCAGTAACTCGATCAGCAACTTGGCCCATCGAGATCACAGGCCAGGCATTTCTGAAACGATCAACTGAGGTCATGCCTCGTTTCGAACTGGAAGAGTTGGACGCGTTGATTGTGCGTTCGATGCCCGGAGGTTCGCTGGAGCAGGTGGTGACGCGGATGAATCTGCTGGCGTTGGCTGAGCAGAAAGGTCTGCCGATTATCAATTCGCCCAAGTCGCTCGAATGTGCCATTGATAAGTTTCTCACCACGGCTCGCCTCGCTCATGCCGGGCTGCCGGTGCCGGCCACATTTGTTTGCGAGACAGCACAGGCGGCTTTGGAGGCTTTTGAGAAGCTTGGGCGAAATGTGGTGCTCAAGCCACTGTTTGGGTCTGAAGGGCGAGGGATTTTTCGTATCGAAGAGCCGGAATTGCTCTGGAGAGTGGCACAGACTCTGGTTCGAACAGGAGCCGTGCTTTACCTGCAAGAGTATATTGATCATGGTGGTCGCGATTTACGGGTGCTGGTGCTCAATGGCGTGCCTTTAGGGGCTATTGAGCGCATGTCTCAAGAGGATTTCCGCACGAATCTCTCGTTGGGAGGCCAATCGATGCGTACAGAACTCGATGATGAAGCGGCCAGCCTGGCGGTGGCAGCCGCAAAAACTGTAGGGACTGTGTTTGCAGGTGTTGATCTGGTACGACATCCGGATGGTCAATGGCTGTTGCTCGAAGTGAATGGAGTTCCCGGCTGGAAGGGATTTCAGGCTGCAACAGGAATTCCTGTCGCAATACGGTTGATCGAGTATGTCGAGCAGCTCGTGGAGCTTTCACAGGCTGGGCGATCTGAACCTGGCGGCTGA